From Xylocopilactobacillus apis, a single genomic window includes:
- the thiI gene encoding tRNA uracil 4-sulfurtransferase ThiI codes for MQYNELMIRYGELSTKGKNRGQFIENLRRDIKSKLTDFSVEIKTTRDHLHVILNDEDPDPIIKILKTIFGIQSICKVVRVELDIERIKEASVFVINNFSHEAKTFKVRTKRSNKDFSYGTFEINNLIGDLILETHPYLTVNVHDPDIELTIEIRGDAAYLYSEVIAGAHGMPAGTAGLVHVMLSGGIDSPVAAYLALKRGMRVEMIHFFSPPYTSEQALAKSKELTKKLIPFTGANGIQFIAVPFAAIQEEIRKKVPEGYLMTIQRRMMLRLADLVRRQRNGLAIVNGESVGQVASQTLESMMAINDVTTTPILRPLVSFDKNEIISIAKKIDTFDLSIMPFEDCCTIFAPPQPKTRPHLDQARNYEKLLDVEQLIDDALNNIQITNIKIDQNYLNNEKEEILNLL; via the coding sequence ATGCAATATAATGAATTGATGATCCGTTATGGTGAATTATCAACGAAAGGAAAAAATAGAGGACAATTTATTGAAAATCTCCGACGAGATATTAAAAGTAAATTAACTGATTTTTCAGTTGAAATTAAAACTACCCGTGACCACCTACATGTAATTCTTAATGATGAAGATCCAGATCCGATTATAAAAATTCTTAAAACCATTTTTGGAATTCAAAGTATTTGTAAAGTAGTACGGGTTGAATTAGATATTGAAAGAATTAAAGAAGCCTCTGTTTTTGTGATAAATAATTTCAGTCATGAAGCAAAAACTTTTAAAGTTCGAACGAAGAGATCCAATAAAGATTTTTCTTACGGAACATTTGAGATTAATAATTTAATTGGCGACTTGATTTTAGAAACACATCCTTATTTAACAGTGAATGTTCATGACCCTGATATTGAGTTGACAATTGAAATTAGAGGTGATGCAGCATACTTGTATAGTGAGGTAATTGCAGGAGCCCATGGGATGCCGGCCGGAACTGCGGGATTAGTTCACGTGATGCTTTCAGGTGGGATTGATTCTCCAGTAGCAGCTTATTTAGCCTTAAAAAGAGGAATGCGGGTTGAAATGATTCACTTCTTTTCTCCACCGTATACCTCGGAGCAGGCACTAGCAAAAAGTAAAGAATTAACAAAAAAGTTAATTCCCTTTACTGGAGCAAATGGGATTCAGTTTATCGCAGTACCTTTTGCTGCAATTCAGGAAGAAATTAGGAAGAAAGTTCCTGAAGGCTATTTAATGACAATTCAGCGTCGTATGATGCTAAGATTAGCTGATTTGGTTAGAAGACAAAGAAATGGATTAGCAATTGTTAACGGAGAGTCTGTTGGACAGGTGGCCTCGCAAACCTTAGAGAGTATGATGGCAATTAATGATGTGACAACAACTCCGATATTACGTCCTTTAGTGTCTTTTGATAAAAATGAAATTATTTCTATTGCCAAAAAAATTGATACTTTTGATTTATCAATTATGCCATTTGAGGATTGCTGTACGATTTTTGCTCCTCCTCAGCCAAAAACTAGACCGCATTTAGATCAAGCAAGAAATTATGAAAAATTATTAGATGTTGAGCAGTTGATTGATGATGCTTTAAATAATATTCAAATTACTAATATTAAAATAGATCAAAACTATCTAAATAATGAAAAAGAAGAAATATTAAATCTTTTATAA
- a CDS encoding JAB domain-containing protein — translation MDSLRTFEIYDQIKNFGISTITTEDLLSIIIRSDSREDDEVSDDFDLRDLAFLNFKELKDKTGICDNTIYKLLCSVELGNRVFKSCRLRYGQLTTSKEAGEISLSFFNNIYQECLVGFFLDVNRKLIKSEIIFKGTLDASIACPREILEFALKYHAHSFILAHNHPSGECSISPEDIRFTKKMNRAARIVGIEFTDHLIIGTERYLSLQEENLFS, via the coding sequence ATGGATTCATTAAGAACTTTTGAAATTTATGATCAAATTAAAAATTTTGGAATTTCAACAATTACAACAGAAGATCTACTTTCAATAATTATTCGTTCTGATTCGAGAGAAGATGATGAAGTAAGTGATGACTTTGATTTGAGAGATTTAGCATTTTTAAATTTCAAGGAATTAAAAGATAAGACCGGTATTTGTGATAATACAATCTATAAATTATTATGTTCAGTAGAATTAGGCAATCGTGTTTTTAAAAGCTGCCGTTTGAGGTATGGACAATTAACAACTAGTAAGGAAGCCGGAGAGATATCTCTTAGTTTTTTCAATAATATTTATCAGGAATGTTTGGTTGGCTTTTTTCTAGATGTTAATAGAAAACTGATCAAGAGTGAAATAATCTTTAAAGGAACCCTTGATGCTAGTATTGCATGTCCAAGAGAAATTTTAGAATTTGCCTTAAAATATCATGCGCATAGTTTTATTTTGGCTCATAATCATCCAAGTGGGGAATGTAGTATATCTCCTGAAGATATTCGTTTTACTAAAAAAATGAATAGAGCTGCCCGAATTGTAGGAATTGAATTTACGGATCATCTAATTATAGGGACTGAACGCTATTTGTCCTTGCAAGAAGAAAATTTATTTAGTTAG
- a CDS encoding rod shape-determining protein: MFNFGVKYLSVDLGQVNTTIKYDQTDNLVKEPTIVAFDVIKKDYISFGINAEQLVGRFPTSKLIVRPFKNGKIVNYNAMLYFVKSLLMKFGPLDRLNVLISIPNFPNFRTKERFKHELMAMGVRNVTVEDKIITNTVYLRKKEKLSVSHYLLIDIGSNLTSFANFSDQKLKVRLFRQGINSFNQLVKKEFIEKFGVILSNNTVEYLKSNFFMNSSDYDGNRNLKIKGIESKTGLPIYLNISNKIIEQITNKTMDRFSKEIKKFIKILPESIQNHIIRQGIILTGDSSLLNNLSLAVKEKTGLTVLIPPNPADSAAIGGWDKLIELSHG, translated from the coding sequence ATGTTTAATTTTGGTGTTAAATACCTTTCAGTTGATCTGGGACAAGTCAATACAACTATTAAGTACGACCAGACAGATAACTTGGTAAAAGAGCCAACTATTGTGGCTTTTGATGTTATAAAAAAGGATTATATTTCATTTGGAATAAATGCAGAGCAACTTGTGGGACGGTTTCCAACTAGTAAATTAATTGTTAGACCTTTTAAGAATGGGAAGATTGTAAATTATAATGCAATGCTATATTTTGTAAAAAGTCTTTTGATGAAATTTGGACCACTAGATCGGCTTAATGTTTTGATTTCTATCCCTAATTTTCCTAATTTTAGAACCAAAGAGCGTTTCAAACATGAATTAATGGCAATGGGTGTTAGAAATGTGACTGTTGAGGATAAAATTATAACAAATACTGTTTATTTAAGAAAAAAAGAAAAGTTATCGGTTAGTCATTATTTATTGATAGATATTGGGAGTAATCTTACAAGTTTTGCCAATTTTTCTGACCAAAAATTAAAAGTAAGATTGTTCAGACAAGGAATTAATAGTTTTAATCAACTAGTAAAGAAGGAATTTATTGAAAAATTTGGAGTAATTTTAAGTAATAATACTGTAGAATATCTAAAAAGTAATTTTTTTATGAATTCATCCGATTATGATGGCAATCGTAATTTAAAAATTAAAGGAATTGAATCGAAGACAGGGTTGCCAATATATTTAAATATTTCTAATAAAATTATTGAGCAAATTACGAATAAAACGATGGATAGGTTTAGTAAAGAAATAAAAAAATTTATAAAAATACTTCCAGAATCAATTCAAAATCATATAATAAGACAAGGAATTATTTTGACTGGTGACAGTTCCTTGCTTAATAACCTATCGTTAGCAGTAAAAGAAAAAACCGGGTTAACGGTTTTAATACCTCCCAATCCAGCTGATAGCGCAGCAATTGGTGGCTGGGATAAATTAATTGAGTTAAGCCATGGATAA
- the mreC gene encoding rod shape-determining protein MreC codes for MPKFFSNKRLIVILISFILAASSIVFSIRIINYSKTPPYLLKLTNDVIGVTSYVVNEPGKLINNGFKFQGELVSTYSENQRLKKKIDELEQNETKLAVLTKENKELKKELQLNATLSDYSQITAAVISRSPSNWQDLVIINRGTVNGVKKNMPVMSGSGVIGRVIEAADFTSKVELISSNSKVANHFSAQITSSNGDVINGVITGFSQSEDALIFGDVSKDSSIKVGDSVVTSGLGGLFLKVF; via the coding sequence ATGCCTAAATTTTTTTCCAATAAAAGATTAATTGTAATTTTAATATCATTTATTTTAGCAGCTTCATCGATTGTGTTTTCGATCCGAATCATTAACTATTCTAAAACTCCACCTTATCTTTTAAAATTAACAAATGATGTCATTGGAGTGACGAGCTATGTAGTTAATGAACCGGGAAAGTTAATTAACAATGGTTTTAAATTTCAAGGAGAATTGGTTTCAACGTATAGTGAAAATCAACGTTTGAAAAAAAAGATTGATGAACTTGAACAAAATGAAACTAAGCTTGCAGTTTTGACTAAGGAAAACAAAGAATTAAAGAAAGAACTCCAGTTAAATGCAACTTTATCTGATTATTCTCAAATAACGGCAGCAGTTATTTCTCGTTCTCCTTCTAACTGGCAGGATTTGGTTATAATTAATCGTGGAACGGTGAACGGAGTTAAGAAAAATATGCCTGTGATGTCTGGATCGGGAGTGATCGGAAGAGTTATTGAAGCGGCAGACTTTACTTCTAAAGTTGAATTAATATCTTCTAATAGTAAAGTTGCTAATCATTTTTCTGCCCAAATAACATCATCTAACGGAGATGTTATTAATGGTGTAATTACAGGATTTTCTCAGAGTGAAGACGCGTTGATTTTTGGTGATGTTTCTAAAGATAGTTCGATAAAAGTTGGAGATTCAGTAGTTACGTCAGGTTTGGGGGGATTGTTCCTAAAGGTCTTTTAA